In a genomic window of Flavobacterium crassostreae:
- a CDS encoding S28 family serine protease: protein MKKIQHLILLSFLLLSTYCIQGQNLKTKLENLFPEATITSINNLSGYSESFQLILKQPLDHQHPEKGTFDHYIYLSHLDYNKPMVIETHGYDTRNIKSEVSQLLNTNQVAVEYRFYGQSRPNPIPWEYLTNDQASADYHAIAVKLKELYKGIWISTGISKGGETALIYKSKYPNDVSISVPYVAPIINTLEDTRTNDRINTNGTASCRAKIVEFQRAILQNRAAIMTQFRNYATYYGITYNEVSMDEALEYSVLEFPFSFWQWGHSCSAIPSKTASATTLFNYLNQVAGVDFYGDYQYEKYLPSFYQHMAELGYYGFDFTPVKDLLTVVTSTSNNRFAPKNTPAYNPNYIKEVRNYLETKGEKIMYIHGGLDPWGACLVNPNTSLDYKIMTLTGGSHGTRIGSFPSSDQTMMITTLNRWLNEATLGVTNPALEHSEILIYSPEKDGLYTLKTNKPNQSYTVKVFNALGQLVLEKNKSEQATTSIDLRDKQSGMYLFKIKFTANGTEIVKKVIR from the coding sequence ATGAAAAAAATACAACATCTAATACTCTTATCCTTTTTGCTCTTAAGCACCTATTGCATCCAAGGACAAAACCTAAAAACAAAACTAGAAAATTTATTTCCAGAAGCTACCATCACCTCCATAAACAACCTGAGTGGCTATTCGGAGTCCTTTCAATTAATCTTAAAGCAACCTCTAGACCACCAACACCCAGAAAAAGGAACCTTTGACCATTATATATATCTTTCGCATCTGGATTACAACAAACCCATGGTTATAGAAACCCATGGTTATGACACCCGAAACATCAAAAGCGAAGTTAGTCAGTTGCTAAACACCAACCAAGTAGCCGTAGAATACCGGTTTTATGGCCAATCCAGACCCAATCCAATACCTTGGGAATATTTAACCAATGACCAAGCATCGGCAGATTATCATGCCATAGCGGTGAAATTAAAAGAGTTATACAAAGGCATCTGGATCTCTACCGGAATCAGTAAAGGTGGAGAAACAGCCTTAATTTATAAATCAAAATACCCCAATGATGTAAGCATTAGCGTGCCCTATGTAGCACCCATAATCAACACCCTAGAAGATACCAGAACCAATGACCGCATCAACACCAATGGTACGGCTAGTTGTAGGGCAAAAATCGTAGAATTTCAAAGAGCCATTTTACAAAATAGAGCTGCCATCATGACCCAGTTTAGAAACTATGCCACCTATTACGGCATAACTTACAATGAGGTATCCATGGACGAGGCGCTAGAATATTCCGTACTAGAATTTCCTTTTTCGTTTTGGCAATGGGGACATAGCTGTAGCGCGATACCCTCTAAAACAGCTTCGGCAACAACCCTTTTTAATTACTTAAATCAAGTAGCAGGAGTAGATTTTTACGGAGATTATCAATACGAAAAATACCTACCTTCCTTTTACCAACACATGGCAGAACTGGGCTATTATGGCTTTGATTTTACTCCAGTAAAAGACTTACTAACAGTAGTCACCTCTACATCTAATAATAGATTTGCACCCAAAAACACTCCAGCATACAATCCAAACTACATCAAAGAAGTCCGTAATTATCTAGAAACAAAAGGGGAAAAAATAATGTATATTCACGGCGGATTAGACCCATGGGGAGCTTGTTTAGTAAATCCAAACACCTCCTTAGATTACAAAATAATGACTTTGACCGGCGGAAGTCACGGAACCCGAATTGGGAGTTTTCCCTCTTCAGATCAAACCATGATGATCACCACCCTGAACCGCTGGCTAAACGAAGCGACTTTAGGCGTTACAAATCCCGCTTTGGAACATTCGGAAATCCTGATTTATAGCCCCGAAAAGGATGGTTTATATACCCTAAAAACCAACAAACCAAACCAAAGCTACACAGTAAAGGTGTTCAATGCATTAGGGCAACTTGTTTTAGAAAAAAACAAATCCGAACAAGCCACCACAAGCATTGATCTTAGAGACAAACAAAGCGGTATGTATCTTTTTAAAATAAAATTCACTGCTAATGGCACCGAAATAGTCAAAAAAGTAATTCGATAA
- a CDS encoding helix-turn-helix domain-containing protein, with protein sequence MKKYPVYSIQRFNCNSVNSDFYINTFKNHLITHRFVEQPHRHDFYVLVFFTAGSGTHNVDFNTYNIQPHRVFVLQPGQMHHWSLSEDIEGYVVFYSPEMYNLYFGQKDLDGFAFYYSAHTKSEIVLSATESEALEPLFKMMLLESQAPKNFAQDKILNLLDIIHIELARKYQDSGGVHAPAYMGKIKQLGQLLEAKFAQEKTASFYANALNISLKHLNRICNEMLQKTTTEVIAQRVVLEAKRMLMDKNLTVNEIANHLGYEDYSYFVRLFKKHTGKTPKVFRTQRE encoded by the coding sequence ATGAAAAAATATCCTGTTTATAGTATTCAGCGCTTTAATTGTAATTCGGTCAACAGTGATTTTTATATCAATACCTTCAAAAACCATTTAATAACGCATCGGTTTGTAGAGCAACCGCACCGTCATGATTTTTATGTTTTGGTGTTTTTTACCGCTGGTTCTGGCACGCACAATGTTGATTTTAATACATACAACATCCAGCCTCATCGTGTATTTGTGTTGCAGCCAGGGCAAATGCATCACTGGAGTTTATCTGAGGATATAGAGGGATATGTGGTTTTTTACTCTCCAGAGATGTATAATTTGTATTTTGGACAAAAAGATCTAGATGGCTTTGCTTTTTATTATTCGGCGCATACCAAATCGGAGATTGTTTTGAGTGCAACCGAGTCCGAAGCATTGGAGCCTTTGTTCAAAATGATGCTTTTAGAGAGTCAGGCTCCTAAAAATTTTGCGCAAGATAAAATTTTGAATTTATTGGATATTATACATATAGAGCTGGCCCGAAAATACCAGGATTCTGGAGGAGTACATGCACCCGCATATATGGGTAAAATAAAACAATTAGGGCAGTTGTTGGAAGCTAAATTTGCCCAAGAAAAAACAGCTTCGTTTTATGCCAATGCGCTCAATATTAGTCTCAAACATCTCAACAGGATTTGTAACGAAATGTTGCAAAAAACCACAACCGAAGTAATCGCGCAACGAGTGGTATTAGAGGCCAAGCGCATGCTGATGGACAAAAACCTAACGGTAAATGAAATTGCAAACCATTTAGGTTACGAAGATTACTCTTATTTTGTGCGTTTGTTTAAAAAACACACAGGCAAGACTCCAAAGGTGTTTCGAACACAGAGAGAATAA
- a CDS encoding DUF983 domain-containing protein, which produces MATTLVHILNNTCPHCHVGKVFDEKNIFLNIGFPKMHPTCSHCHHKFEKEPGYFFGAMYISYGLTVAQAIATYIIAQFFFPVAFDLRIIPIIALVILALASFNIRFSRLLWIYMFKNYSM; this is translated from the coding sequence ATGGCAACTACATTAGTTCATATTCTAAACAACACCTGCCCTCACTGCCATGTAGGCAAGGTTTTTGACGAAAAAAATATATTTTTAAATATTGGTTTTCCAAAGATGCATCCTACTTGCTCCCATTGCCACCATAAATTTGAAAAAGAGCCCGGTTATTTTTTTGGCGCCATGTATATCAGTTATGGATTAACTGTAGCCCAAGCTATTGCAACCTATATAATAGCCCAATTTTTCTTTCCGGTAGCATTTGATCTAAGAATCATTCCTATTATTGCTTTGGTAATCCTTGCTTTGGCCTCTTTCAACATTCGTTTTTCGAGGCTATTATGGATCTATATGTTCAAAAATTATTCTATGTAA
- a CDS encoding pirin family protein: MKNTVLHKANTRGHADHGWLNAYHSFSFGSWFHPDRVQFGALRVLNDDTIAGGMGFGTHPHNNMEIVTIPLEGDLAHKDSMGNAQTIPTGSIQAMSAGTGVEHSEFNPNANQPTKLLQIWVFPNTKNVAPRYQQIDINPEDRHQKFQQILSPNPEDEGVWIHQEAWFHLGKLDSGSTHTYALKKQGNGVYAFILSGKGTINGQKLETRDGFGIWNTATLEIETQTKMEILLIEVPMDY, encoded by the coding sequence ATGAAAAACACAGTACTACACAAAGCAAACACCAGAGGCCATGCGGACCATGGATGGCTAAATGCCTACCATAGTTTTAGTTTTGGAAGCTGGTTCCATCCCGATAGAGTGCAATTTGGGGCGCTACGGGTTTTAAACGACGATACTATTGCTGGCGGAATGGGTTTTGGAACCCACCCTCACAATAATATGGAGATCGTCACCATTCCGCTTGAGGGAGATTTGGCACACAAAGACAGTATGGGAAATGCCCAAACGATTCCAACTGGTAGCATTCAGGCAATGAGTGCTGGTACTGGTGTGGAACATAGTGAGTTTAATCCCAATGCCAACCAACCCACCAAACTCTTGCAAATTTGGGTTTTTCCGAATACAAAAAACGTAGCGCCACGCTACCAACAAATAGATATAAACCCAGAGGACAGACACCAAAAATTTCAACAAATTCTTTCTCCTAATCCAGAGGACGAAGGGGTTTGGATCCATCAAGAGGCGTGGTTTCATTTGGGCAAATTAGATTCGGGAAGCACGCATACCTATGCTTTAAAAAAACAAGGCAATGGCGTTTATGCTTTTATCCTTTCGGGAAAAGGGACTATTAATGGCCAAAAACTAGAAACAAGAGATGGTTTTGGAATCTGGAACACCGCTACGTTGGAGATAGAAACCCAGACCAAGATGGAAATTTTGTTGATAGAAGTTCCGATGGATTACTAA